A single Crateriforma conspicua DNA region contains:
- the hpnC gene encoding squalene synthase HpnC: protein MKTGPSTTGQDNRRFGESSNPECGWTDPDGPLTLAQSRQRCRRIARSNYENFVVASVFLPRRLRQPFFDVYAYCRTADDLADQSPDTTSALAGLEGYADQISRIYDGRAVTGIFVALSDTIRAFELPRRPFDDLLDAFRQDQSQRQYETMDDLLMYCRRSADPVGRLVLALAGALNETNARLSDLICTGLQLANFWQDVARDRDIGRVYLPQQSMRNFGVDSEMLHAERTPKPLRDLLQFQCDQTRRYFVDGAELIDRVPSWLARDLSLFVRGGLATLDAIASIDYDVLAERPIVGKATQFRLMLASMLRPQLNLVSPREADRTSVAGTDKGGGAL from the coding sequence ATGAAGACGGGTCCGTCCACCACCGGCCAGGATAACCGTCGATTCGGGGAGTCGTCTAACCCGGAATGTGGATGGACCGACCCGGACGGTCCGTTGACGTTGGCACAATCGCGTCAGCGGTGCCGCAGAATTGCGAGATCCAATTATGAAAATTTCGTCGTCGCATCGGTGTTTCTGCCGCGACGACTGCGTCAGCCCTTTTTCGATGTGTACGCTTACTGTCGGACGGCCGACGATTTGGCCGACCAGTCGCCTGATACGACATCGGCACTGGCCGGATTGGAAGGATACGCCGATCAGATTTCGCGTATTTATGACGGTCGTGCGGTCACCGGAATTTTCGTCGCGCTATCCGACACGATTCGGGCCTTTGAATTGCCTCGACGACCTTTCGACGATCTGTTGGATGCGTTTCGACAAGACCAAAGCCAGCGTCAGTACGAAACCATGGACGATCTGTTGATGTATTGCCGCCGGAGTGCCGATCCGGTCGGGCGATTGGTGCTGGCCCTTGCCGGGGCGTTGAACGAGACCAATGCAAGGCTGTCCGATTTGATTTGTACCGGGTTGCAGTTGGCGAATTTTTGGCAAGACGTTGCACGCGACCGCGACATCGGACGGGTCTATCTGCCCCAGCAATCCATGCGAAACTTCGGTGTTGATTCCGAAATGTTGCACGCCGAGCGGACGCCAAAACCTTTGCGCGATCTACTGCAGTTCCAGTGTGATCAAACGCGACGGTATTTCGTCGACGGGGCCGAATTGATTGATCGGGTTCCGTCGTGGCTGGCACGCGACCTGTCGCTTTTTGTGCGGGGTGGTCTGGCAACCTTGGATGCCATCGCGTCGATCGACTACGACGTCTTGGCGGAGCGTCCGATTGTCGGCAAAGCCACGCAATTTCGTTTGATGCTGGCGTCGATGTTGCGACCGCAACTGAACCTGGTGTCACCGCGGGAAGCGGATCGAACGTCGGTCGCCGGAACCGATAAAGGCGGGGGGGCGTTGTGA
- the ispH gene encoding 4-hydroxy-3-methylbut-2-enyl diphosphate reductase has product MKVILAAPRGFCAGVNMAIESLDLTLRKFGPPVYVYHEIVHNQHVVETFREKGAVFVDHVDEVPDGGVLMFSAHGVSPEIRDQARRRNLHALDATCPLVTKVHLEAIKYAKEGYTILLIGHEGHDEVLGTMGEAPEAIVLVEDEDDVDRLEFAEGTKLAYLTQTTLSVDDANRVIRRLRQRFPEIHSPPKEDICYATQNRQEAVKLLSEEADVVLVLGSQNSSNSQRLAELGRERNKKSYLIDGPQDLSKDQFSDDDVIMITAGASAPESVVQATIEWLSDNFNVTVESQSVREEDVHFPLPKPLRPFAKQLAGESQS; this is encoded by the coding sequence ATGAAAGTTATCCTGGCTGCCCCACGTGGATTTTGTGCCGGCGTCAACATGGCGATCGAATCGTTGGATTTGACGCTCCGCAAATTCGGTCCGCCGGTGTATGTGTACCACGAAATCGTGCACAACCAGCATGTCGTGGAAACCTTCCGCGAGAAAGGCGCGGTGTTCGTTGATCACGTCGACGAAGTGCCCGATGGTGGCGTGCTGATGTTTTCCGCTCACGGTGTCAGCCCCGAAATCCGCGACCAGGCCCGCCGGCGGAACCTGCATGCCTTGGATGCGACTTGTCCCTTGGTCACCAAAGTGCACCTGGAAGCCATCAAGTACGCCAAGGAAGGGTACACAATTTTGCTGATCGGACACGAAGGTCACGACGAGGTACTTGGCACCATGGGCGAAGCCCCCGAAGCCATTGTCTTGGTCGAAGACGAAGACGACGTGGACCGCTTGGAATTCGCCGAAGGCACGAAACTGGCCTATCTGACGCAAACCACCCTAAGCGTTGACGATGCCAACCGAGTCATCCGACGTCTGCGGCAAAGATTTCCCGAGATCCATAGTCCGCCGAAGGAAGACATTTGCTACGCCACGCAGAATCGCCAGGAGGCCGTCAAACTACTGAGCGAAGAAGCCGATGTCGTGCTGGTTCTTGGCAGCCAAAACAGCAGCAACAGCCAACGCCTTGCCGAACTTGGCCGTGAACGAAACAAAAAATCCTATTTGATCGATGGCCCACAAGACCTGTCGAAAGACCAGTTTTCCGATGACGACGTGATCATGATCACCGCGGGGGCCAGTGCCCCGGAATCCGTCGTCCAGGCCACCATCGAATGGCTGAGCGACAATTTCAACGTCACTGTCGAATCCCAGTCGGTTCGGGAGGAAGACGTCCATTTCCCGCTTCCCAAACCACTGCGTCCATTTGCCAAGCAATTGGCCGGAGAATCCCAATCCTAG
- a CDS encoding alpha/beta hydrolase, whose product MNRNLGIVAVVLLSVVMAGDAGRQVSAQSATSSPKSTTIPKNITADLDVVYAEVDGRKLHLDLFRPAADAPPPILVVVHGGGWLKGDKEKFRALSLRFAERGYATAAVEYRLGGEARFPAAIRDCNAAVAFLRHSAERYGLDATRLAAVGGSAGGHLVGLMAAGDDEPRLRHPGAIDGVSTHLDAAVIMAGPLQMLTGSVAQRSKSDPENSNAVNWIGGDVDQKRDLYQLADAHQKIDATMPPTLFICGSLDSPERNQASRDKMRSLQRPVELIVHPDAKHGHWNRPEWILRVVDDIDGFLRRHGVAPR is encoded by the coding sequence ATGAACCGAAATCTAGGCATCGTTGCCGTCGTATTGCTGTCGGTCGTAATGGCCGGGGACGCCGGCCGGCAAGTTTCCGCGCAATCCGCGACGTCTTCCCCAAAATCGACGACGATCCCAAAGAACATCACTGCCGATTTGGATGTGGTGTACGCCGAAGTTGACGGGCGAAAGCTGCACTTGGATTTGTTTCGCCCCGCCGCGGATGCGCCCCCGCCGATTCTGGTCGTCGTGCACGGCGGCGGATGGCTAAAGGGGGACAAGGAAAAATTTCGTGCCTTGTCTCTGCGATTCGCCGAGCGCGGGTATGCGACGGCAGCTGTGGAGTATCGCTTGGGCGGTGAAGCCCGTTTTCCGGCTGCCATCCGGGATTGCAATGCGGCGGTGGCATTTTTGCGGCATTCGGCGGAGCGATACGGTCTGGACGCAACACGATTGGCGGCCGTGGGCGGTTCGGCGGGCGGACATTTGGTCGGGCTGATGGCGGCGGGTGACGATGAACCTCGTTTGCGTCATCCCGGGGCAATCGATGGCGTTTCCACGCATCTGGACGCGGCGGTGATCATGGCCGGCCCCCTGCAAATGCTGACCGGATCGGTGGCCCAACGTTCCAAGTCAGATCCGGAAAACAGCAACGCGGTCAACTGGATCGGCGGCGACGTTGATCAAAAGCGGGACCTTTATCAACTGGCCGATGCGCATCAAAAGATTGACGCGACGATGCCACCGACACTGTTTATCTGTGGATCCCTAGATTCACCGGAACGGAATCAGGCGTCACGCGACAAAATGCGATCACTGCAGCGGCCGGTCGAATTGATCGTTCACCCTGATGCCAAACACGGGCATTGGAATCGTCCGGAGTGGATCTTGCGGGTGGTCGATGATATCGACGGTTTCTTGCGTCGCCACGGTGTCGCGCCGCGGTAG
- a CDS encoding 3-keto-disaccharide hydrolase, with product MNRTMWKQLEMVMGMQMIANRPASHRHVLLVVIVLFGVAIGCRRDTATVEKPAEDSAASQSDAEPTVYAPQAYEATADELLAACLTPEEASEGWIRLFDGHTLFGWDIAGNANWRIEDGTLVADQGEVSLLCTSIPWADYELSVQFKATPTTNSGVFLRTPLEVDDPGSDCYEVNIAPDDNPFPTASVVQRQKVDVQQKFDTWRTMNMVLRGDQLTVRLDGEVVCEYTDPEPLAAGRIGLQKNSGRIEFRDVKLRPLGLESMLGEGLDGWKTYPEMSGEFKRTDEGGLRVKGGKTQLETEKRFADFNLLAEYQMDEPTSNSGIFFRCIPGDELMGYECQVSNEIIDGNPLKPADCGVGGIFRRQDARIVAGKPKQKNVILLTTRGPRIAAWVNGLQVSDVTDDRDPDENPRRGLRLDPGTIMIQGHDETTDATYSQLKIKSLDTP from the coding sequence ATGAATCGCACAATGTGGAAACAACTTGAGATGGTGATGGGAATGCAGATGATCGCGAACCGACCCGCGTCCCACCGGCATGTATTGCTTGTCGTGATAGTGTTGTTCGGTGTTGCCATCGGATGTCGCCGGGACACCGCAACGGTCGAAAAGCCCGCGGAAGATTCGGCCGCTTCGCAATCCGATGCCGAACCGACGGTTTACGCGCCCCAGGCATACGAGGCCACCGCGGACGAATTGCTGGCCGCCTGCCTGACACCGGAGGAAGCATCCGAAGGCTGGATCCGATTGTTCGACGGCCACACGTTGTTCGGCTGGGACATCGCTGGCAACGCCAACTGGCGAATCGAAGACGGAACGTTGGTCGCCGATCAGGGCGAAGTCAGCCTGCTTTGTACATCCATTCCTTGGGCCGATTACGAACTGTCGGTGCAGTTCAAAGCGACGCCCACGACCAACAGTGGCGTGTTTTTACGGACACCTTTGGAAGTGGATGATCCGGGCAGCGATTGCTACGAGGTCAACATCGCGCCGGACGACAATCCGTTTCCAACGGCAAGCGTCGTGCAACGCCAAAAGGTCGACGTCCAGCAGAAGTTTGACACGTGGCGCACGATGAACATGGTGCTGCGTGGCGATCAACTGACGGTCCGTTTGGACGGCGAAGTGGTGTGTGAATACACCGATCCCGAGCCGTTGGCTGCCGGACGCATCGGGCTGCAGAAGAACAGCGGGCGAATCGAATTCCGCGACGTCAAGCTGCGGCCGCTGGGGCTGGAAAGCATGCTGGGTGAAGGCCTGGACGGCTGGAAAACCTACCCGGAAATGTCGGGCGAATTCAAACGCACCGACGAAGGCGGTTTGCGGGTGAAAGGTGGCAAAACACAACTGGAAACAGAAAAACGCTTTGCCGATTTCAATTTGCTGGCCGAGTATCAAATGGATGAACCGACCAGCAATTCCGGCATCTTTTTCCGCTGTATCCCCGGCGATGAATTGATGGGATACGAATGCCAGGTCAGCAACGAAATCATCGACGGCAATCCGTTGAAGCCGGCCGATTGTGGCGTCGGTGGGATCTTTCGCCGCCAAGACGCTCGCATCGTTGCCGGAAAGCCGAAGCAGAAAAACGTGATTCTGTTGACCACGCGTGGCCCCCGTATCGCCGCATGGGTCAACGGATTGCAGGTCAGTGATGTGACCGACGATCGTGATCCGGACGAAAATCCACGGCGAGGTCTGCGTTTGGATCCTGGGACGATCATGATCCAGGGACACGACGAGACAACGGATGCAACCTACAGCCAACTGAAAATCAAATCGCTGGATACACCGTGA
- a CDS encoding sulfotransferase family protein has protein sequence MPPTDSPTSLPSADAPTTTTTSDQAKPPSQEFHRYPFYSPRFWHGMRPGGWLGLLRGGKFRLSPSRWPMAISVSLATPVNTILAGVESAFFAKKVREAEFQSAPVFIIGHWRSGTTLLHELLVRDERFSSPSTFQCFAPSHFLVSEWFFRKFFKWLLPGKRPMDNMAAGWDRPQEDEFALMNLGLPSPYRRIAFPNEPPVDLDYLTFWNVDDAARHQWLETLRRFLLRVSVATQRPLIVKSPTHTGRLAMLARQFPDAKFIHLTRDPRSLFPSTCRLWRSLDEAQALQSPNGDEPAMQEYVLDCFQRMYEAYFDACEQVPSQRLIEMRYEDLVADPVESLRHIYDTLRLADFDSVEEDFCRWAETEHRGYQTNRHRLDAATEKVLLDRWGEYFRRYGYDRPEHESHNVETT, from the coding sequence TTGCCCCCCACCGATTCCCCCACGTCGCTGCCGTCAGCTGACGCACCGACGACGACCACGACTTCTGACCAGGCGAAACCGCCGAGCCAGGAATTCCATCGCTATCCGTTCTATTCCCCTCGTTTTTGGCATGGGATGCGACCGGGCGGATGGCTGGGTTTGCTGCGCGGTGGAAAATTCCGGCTCTCCCCGTCACGTTGGCCGATGGCGATCAGCGTTTCGCTGGCGACGCCGGTCAACACGATTCTTGCCGGTGTGGAATCCGCTTTCTTTGCCAAGAAGGTTCGCGAAGCCGAATTTCAATCGGCACCCGTCTTCATCATCGGGCACTGGCGCAGCGGAACCACCTTGCTGCACGAATTGCTGGTCCGCGACGAACGGTTCAGCAGTCCTTCGACGTTCCAGTGCTTTGCGCCCAGCCACTTTCTGGTTTCCGAATGGTTCTTTCGAAAGTTTTTCAAATGGTTGCTGCCCGGTAAACGTCCGATGGACAACATGGCGGCCGGATGGGACCGTCCCCAGGAAGACGAATTCGCGTTGATGAACTTGGGCTTGCCGTCGCCGTATCGACGCATCGCGTTTCCCAATGAACCCCCAGTCGATCTGGACTATTTGACGTTTTGGAACGTCGACGATGCGGCCCGGCACCAGTGGCTGGAAACGTTGCGTCGGTTCTTGCTGCGTGTTTCGGTGGCGACCCAACGACCGTTGATCGTCAAAAGTCCCACGCACACCGGACGGCTTGCGATGCTGGCTCGCCAGTTTCCCGATGCCAAGTTCATTCACCTGACGCGTGATCCCCGCAGTCTGTTTCCTTCCACCTGTCGGTTGTGGCGCAGTTTGGATGAAGCCCAAGCCCTGCAGTCGCCCAACGGCGACGAACCCGCGATGCAGGAGTATGTGCTGGATTGTTTTCAGCGGATGTACGAAGCGTATTTTGACGCGTGCGAACAAGTGCCTTCGCAGCGTCTGATCGAAATGCGTTACGAGGATCTGGTGGCCGATCCCGTCGAATCGTTGCGGCACATCTACGACACATTGCGTCTGGCCGATTTTGATTCGGTCGAAGAAGACTTTTGCCGATGGGCCGAGACGGAACACCGCGGCTATCAAACCAATCGGCACCGTCTGGATGCCGCGACCGAAAAGGTCTTGCTGGATCGTTGGGGCGAATACTTTCGACGATACGGCTACGATCGGCCCGAACATGAATCGCACAATGTGGAAACAACTTGA
- a CDS encoding MazG nucleotide pyrophosphohydrolase domain-containing protein — MSSSTSPSDSTRGESLTFADLQRHIREMYFEKDVQRGVDGTFMWLMEEVGELAAALRGDDRENLAEEFADVIAWLVTIANVADVDLTAALTQKYGRGCPGCRRLVCECPQGEKP, encoded by the coding sequence ATGAGCTCATCGACGTCCCCGTCCGATTCCACCCGCGGCGAATCTCTGACGTTCGCCGATTTGCAGCGTCACATCCGTGAAATGTACTTCGAAAAAGACGTTCAACGGGGCGTCGATGGCACCTTCATGTGGTTGATGGAAGAAGTCGGGGAACTGGCTGCGGCACTGCGTGGCGATGACCGCGAGAACTTGGCCGAAGAATTCGCCGACGTGATCGCCTGGCTGGTCACGATCGCCAACGTGGCCGACGTGGATCTGACGGCCGCACTGACCCAAAAATATGGCCGTGGATGCCCCGGATGTCGCCGGCTGGTCTGCGAATGTCCCCAAGGAGAAAAGCCGTGA
- a CDS encoding ABC transporter ATP-binding protein, whose protein sequence is MIKTVDLTKKYGDAFAIHSIDLNLAPGDLFGFIGPNGAGKTTTMRIIATLLEPSWGEAYVCDHSVHTQPKEIRRLVGYMPDFFGVYDDMTVVEYLEFFAASYRIKGTDRRKRVDEMLDIVDLDFKRDAYANTLSRGQTQRLGLARTLLHDPQVLLLDEPLSGLDPRARIEMRNLLRKLGQLGKTIIVSSHILPELADVCNKVGIIDKGEMKQNATKDEVIRMVREHTVLEIQPSARDQMSRIGELLEHHDKIQGIETGDDMMRVVLKRDVTDYADLPRLLIENGVDLKRFTEEELDLESAFMALTKGTSTRM, encoded by the coding sequence GTGATCAAGACCGTTGACCTGACGAAGAAATATGGCGACGCGTTCGCCATCCACAGCATCGACTTGAATTTGGCTCCCGGCGACTTGTTTGGTTTCATCGGCCCCAATGGCGCCGGCAAAACGACAACGATGCGGATCATCGCAACGCTGTTGGAACCCAGTTGGGGTGAGGCCTACGTGTGTGACCACAGCGTTCACACCCAGCCCAAGGAAATACGTCGACTGGTCGGTTACATGCCCGACTTTTTCGGCGTCTATGACGACATGACGGTCGTCGAATACCTGGAATTCTTCGCCGCGTCGTATCGCATCAAGGGAACGGATCGCCGCAAACGTGTCGACGAGATGTTGGACATCGTCGACCTGGATTTTAAACGTGACGCCTATGCCAACACGCTGTCCCGAGGCCAAACCCAGCGGTTGGGTCTGGCACGGACGCTGTTGCATGACCCCCAGGTCTTGTTGCTGGATGAACCATTGAGCGGCCTGGATCCGCGGGCTCGGATCGAAATGCGGAACCTGCTTCGCAAACTGGGCCAGTTGGGAAAAACGATCATCGTCAGCAGCCACATTCTGCCCGAACTTGCCGATGTGTGTAACAAGGTCGGTATCATCGACAAGGGCGAAATGAAACAAAACGCGACCAAGGACGAAGTGATTCGAATGGTCCGCGAACACACGGTTCTGGAAATCCAACCATCGGCCCGTGATCAGATGTCACGAATCGGCGAATTGCTGGAGCACCATGACAAGATCCAAGGCATCGAAACCGGCGACGACATGATGCGTGTGGTGCTGAAACGCGATGTTACCGACTACGCGGATCTGCCGCGTTTGTTGATTGAAAACGGAGTCGACCTGAAACGCTTTACCGAAGAAGAACTGGACTTGGAATCGGCCTTCATGGCATTGACCAAAGGCACCAGCACACGGATGTAA
- the holA gene encoding DNA polymerase III subunit delta, with the protein MPVRHAFEWLPENESSGGEQELPDVVVVSGGDATLRSWVIGGLSREGDRTQFDGEAVRWNDLRDDLQTASLFDMGEKRTIVVRDADKFLSAHRGELEAYVARPSSANRFVLELGSLASNTRIYKAVVKDHLLVVCSSSPDKKLGVTAAGRRKFLTGYIARRHGCKLAAGAADRLIEMLGEEIGMLETEIAKLAVYQDPGDTIDEALVEKIVAGWQGQTIWQITDAIAAGDAAEALRQLDKLISGGQRPIALLPQIAWWLRRLGMATSVVLHREKEGRVWRLEDAISAAGIHRPGDIQRAKKQLKSLGRERANRLLPWLLDADLRLKGTHSQEGRDRMLLEQFVLRLAKV; encoded by the coding sequence ATGCCTGTTCGGCACGCATTTGAATGGTTACCCGAGAACGAATCATCCGGTGGCGAGCAAGAGCTTCCTGACGTCGTCGTCGTCTCGGGCGGCGATGCAACGTTGCGGTCTTGGGTGATCGGTGGACTGTCGCGTGAAGGAGATCGCACGCAGTTTGACGGCGAGGCGGTGCGATGGAATGACTTGCGCGACGATCTGCAAACCGCATCGTTGTTCGACATGGGCGAAAAGCGAACGATCGTGGTCCGTGACGCGGATAAGTTTTTGTCCGCACACCGCGGCGAACTGGAGGCGTATGTCGCGCGGCCGTCCTCTGCGAATCGTTTCGTCTTGGAACTGGGATCGCTTGCCAGTAACACGCGGATTTACAAGGCGGTGGTGAAGGATCATCTGTTGGTCGTCTGTTCCAGTTCACCCGACAAGAAACTGGGGGTGACCGCTGCGGGGCGTCGCAAGTTTCTGACCGGCTACATCGCGCGTCGCCACGGGTGCAAGCTGGCCGCCGGAGCGGCGGATCGTCTGATCGAAATGCTGGGCGAAGAAATCGGCATGTTGGAAACCGAGATCGCCAAGCTGGCTGTTTATCAGGATCCCGGCGACACGATCGATGAAGCGTTGGTTGAAAAGATTGTGGCCGGCTGGCAGGGCCAAACCATCTGGCAAATCACCGACGCAATTGCGGCTGGTGATGCGGCCGAAGCGTTGCGTCAACTGGACAAGTTGATCAGTGGCGGACAACGACCGATTGCATTGTTGCCCCAGATCGCATGGTGGCTGCGGCGGTTGGGCATGGCGACATCGGTGGTGTTGCACCGCGAAAAGGAAGGCCGCGTATGGCGGTTGGAAGACGCGATTTCGGCGGCGGGGATTCACCGACCGGGCGACATTCAACGTGCAAAGAAGCAGCTGAAGTCGTTAGGCCGTGAACGAGCCAATCGGTTGCTGCCTTGGTTGTTGGATGCCGACCTGCGTTTGAAGGGGACCCACAGCCAAGAAGGTCGTGATCGAATGTTATTGGAACAGTTTGTTCTGCGACTGGCCAAGGTTTGA